One part of the Rhizobium rhizogenes genome encodes these proteins:
- a CDS encoding amino acid ABC transporter ATP-binding protein, whose amino-acid sequence MTAPVSATQDYTITLSQVCKSYGDYQVLKDVNENVTRGEVVVICGPSGSGKSTLIRTINRLEEISSGSIMLDGRNIHAQMRAKELNALRSRVGFVFQSFNLFPHLSVVENVSMSPIRVKGVAPAVAHDKALKLLDRVGLADKASSYPAQLSGGQQQRVAIARALAMEPPVMLFDEPTSALDPEMVGEVLAVMKSLAAEGMTMLCVTHEMGFAREVADRIWFIDAGRILETAKPDEFFKNPQHPRAQRFLADLRH is encoded by the coding sequence ATGACCGCGCCAGTTTCCGCCACTCAGGACTACACCATCACGCTTTCGCAGGTCTGCAAGAGCTATGGCGATTATCAGGTACTCAAGGACGTCAACGAAAATGTCACCCGTGGCGAAGTCGTTGTCATCTGCGGACCGTCGGGCTCCGGCAAGTCCACCCTCATCCGCACGATCAACCGTCTGGAAGAGATCAGCAGCGGGTCGATCATGCTGGATGGCAGGAACATCCATGCCCAGATGCGCGCAAAGGAGCTGAATGCGCTGCGCAGCCGGGTGGGCTTCGTCTTCCAGAGCTTCAACCTCTTCCCGCATCTTTCGGTGGTGGAGAATGTTTCCATGTCGCCGATCCGGGTGAAGGGCGTTGCTCCGGCCGTCGCCCATGACAAGGCGCTGAAACTTCTCGATCGCGTCGGCCTTGCCGACAAGGCCAGCTCCTACCCGGCCCAGCTCTCCGGCGGCCAGCAGCAGCGCGTTGCCATTGCGCGGGCGCTTGCCATGGAGCCGCCGGTCATGCTGTTCGACGAGCCGACCTCCGCTCTCGACCCCGAAATGGTCGGTGAGGTGCTTGCCGTCATGAAGAGCCTCGCCGCCGAAGGCATGACCATGCTCTGCGTCACCCACGAAATGGGCTTTGCCCGTGAAGTGGCCGACCGCATCTGGTTCATCGATGCCGGGCGCATTCTCGAAACCGCCAAACCGGACGAGTTTTTCAAAAATCCGCAACATCCCCGTGCCCAGCGGTTTCTTGCCGATCTGAGACACTAG